The Linepithema humile isolate Giens D197 chromosome 7, Lhum_UNIL_v1.0, whole genome shotgun sequence genome has a window encoding:
- the Mcr gene encoding CD109 antigen → MLIWVFLLFLVCGDGQFTSEITESTPRLPWNRYDDQDQNIGGFGFRNPGQNDNVIIKESTYFIVASRMVRPGQVYRVAVNILQSLLPMTVRTSIQRNGVEIAADFQEVKEGIPETLMMRMPSTSVGGHYKLRIEGLYNNLEGGQAFLNETNLIFSQRSMTIFIQLDKPVYMQGDTVRFRTIPIDTELKAYNNPVDIYMLDPNRRIMRRWLSRQSNLGTVSLSYQLSNQPLFGEWIVQVIAQNQVEEKKFLVEEYYQTRFEVNVTMPAFFFNNDPYIYGIVQANYTSGAPVKGNLTLKAIFKPLERGYNPNVAIEPIERFFDFNEIYPSWFKPLNWFSREPVLRFFNGTYHFQYSMHELFNFAPSMEAMEVTVVATVGERFLDEVVVGYSTARIFNSTTKIRFLGGSPQVFKPGMPFTLNLVASFHDNSPLRPRQLRDALLEIHAEVDMRAGGRRNIDIQRPLHSPERKDVWTVKMDLRKQFKLENNDIANQVLNDVASMKLTAYFIDGEGHRTQTELLLLAHESPNMKHIKVSTSTEKAKVGEYMVFHVQTNFYIETFNYIIMAKGIILLAGEEHMQNSIRTFAIPLSPEMAPVATAVVYYVGRYGDVVADSLTFPVNGISRNNFTVFINNMKSRTNKRVEVAIYGEPGAYVALSGIDRSFYTMQAGNELSYANVITKMAHFDEETNGTHSHTWQYHNGDPDEIVYFPSSTFGIDVNRTFDYIGLVVFTDAVIHRRSELCNRTQGYGECLTGRCYRMEKRCDGVFDCEDGTDETRCTERNATDIAQFRKWRFNRIQRHYENVWLWKDINIGPHGRQIFNIDVPRRPVHWMVTAFSVSPSIGFGMLPRALDYTAILPFYINVEMPTHSKQGEQIGIRVSVFNYMRYDIEATVVLTDSKDYKFVHVEDNGIVQSYSPRTSFGEHQFFIWIRSQDVSIVYLPIVPVKLGDIKIHIYANTLIGKDSVTRILHVESDGLPQHRHESLLLDLSTRSYVVRYLHVNITETPIIPYDENRYYVFGSNKATLSLVGDVVGPNFPTMPVNATSLINLPMDCAEQNMFSFAANMYNTLFMRQINQRNRTQERESFYYMNIGYQRQLSFMNPDGSFSFFRTDWNQSSPSVWLTAFCARIFQEASFYEWENYLYIDPEVIAQAVSWILKHQTPEGSFYEVTWLPNRKMNSSLNYEYDTVANRNISLTAHVLITLASVKDLTGGLGSEVALSAASAIKWLERNMRLLEERGKPYEVAIVAYALLVAKASTAEQAFSILQKHLQKEGEYLYWGREKVGLPPEKIENQKPFRLPRLPYKYDSENIEATAYGLLVYVARQEVDTVPIVKWLNAQRLTHGGWATTQDTVWAMTALMDHTVKTRIRDVSELEVTIEATSLPEQRKRLFVNNKNLAKLQTIEIPEAWGTVKVQAKGAGYAILQMHVQYNVDVKKFQTQPPVQAFDLYTRANFHGRNQSHISYLSCQRWTNIEESSRSGMAVLDVAIPTGYIIQQQNLDKYILSKQVRNLQRARFLERKVLFYFDYLDSEETCVNFTVERWYPVANMSRYLPIRVYDYYAPERFNESIFDALPTYTLNICEVCGSSQCPYCPIYNAATLLATPAGFLLIASLVVTITRYFRTQQFNDG, encoded by the exons atgTTGATCTgggtttttttattatttctggtCTGTGGAGATGGCCAGTTTACTTCAGAAATAACGGAGTCGACTCCTAGACTTCCATGGAATCGTTACGATGATCAGGATCAGAATATAGGAGGTTTTGGATTTCGAAATCCAGGACAAAatgataatgttataattaaggAATC caCGTACTTTATAGTTGCATCTCGCATGGTTCGACCAGGTCAGGTGTATCGAGTTGCTGTGAACATTCTACAGAGTTTGTTACCTATGACAGTGCGTACATCTATTCAACGCAATGGTGTGGAAATTGCAGCAGATTTTCAAGAAGTAAAAGAAGGCATACCGGAAACTTTAATGATGCGCATGCCATCGACTTCTGTGGGTGGTCACTATAAACTACGAATAGAGGGATTGTATAACAATCTTGAGGGTGGCCAAGCGTTCTTGAATGAGACTAATTTGATATTCTCGCAACGTTCCATgactatttttatacaattagaCAAACCTGTGTATATGCAGGGTGATACAGTGCGATTTAGAACGATCCCGATAGACACAGAATTGAAGGCTTACAACAACCCTGTGGATATATACATGTTGGATCCGAACAGAAGAATTATGAGAAGATGGCTCAGCAGACAAAGTAATCTAGGCACAGTATCGCTGTCGTATCAACTGTCCAACCAACCGCTTTTTGGAGAATGGATCGTGCAAGTAATAGCGCAGAATCAAGTGGAGGAGAAGAAATTCCTGGTGGAAGAGTATTATCAAACACGTTTTGAGGTTAATGTCACAATGCCAGCGTTTTTCTTTAACAACGATCCTTATATTTATGGCATCGTCCAGGCGAATTACACCTCGGGTGCACCGGTGAAGGGTAATCTGACTCTGAAAGCCATCTTCAAGCCGCTGGAAAGAGGATATAATCCTAACGTGGCGATCGAGCCGATAGAAAGATTTTTCGATTTCAACGAAATTTATCCATCGTGGTTTAAACCTCTCAACTGGTTCAGCAGAGAGCCGGTGCTGAGGTTCTTCAACGGAACTTATCACTTCCAATACTCTATGCACGAATTATTCAACTTTGCTCCGTCCATGGAGGCGATGGAGGTCACCGTGGTCGCAACGGTAGGTGAGAGATTTCTGGACGAAGTGGTCGTCGGCTATTCCACAGCGAGAATTTTCAACTCCACTACGAAGATTCGTTTCCTCGGTGGCAGTCCGCAGGTATTCAAGCCAGGAATGCCATTCACGCTAAATTTGGTCGCATCCTTCCACGACAACTCGCCGCTGCGACCCAGGCAGCTCCGAGACGCACTCCTGGAGATTCACGCGGAGGTTGATATGCGAGCTGGCGGACGTCGTAACATCGATATTCAGCGTCCGTTGCACTCACCGGAGCGCAAAGACGTGTGGACCGTAAAGATGGATCTCAGAAAACAGTTCAAATTGGAGAATAACGATATCGCAAATCAGGTGTTGAACGACGTCGCTTCTATGAAGCTCACCGCTTATTTTATCGATGGCGAGGGTCACAGGACGCAGACCGAACTGCTGTTGCTTGCTCACGAGTCTCCGAATATGAAACACATTAAGGTATCAACGTCCACGGAGAAGGCCAAGGTTGGCGAATACATGGTATTCCATGTGCAAACCAATTTCTATATTGAAACCTTTAACTACATTATCATGGCCAAGGGTATAATACTCCTGGCTGGAGAGGAACACATGCAGAACAGCATAAGAACCTTCGCGATACCTCTGAGTCCCGAGATGGCTCCAGTTGCAACGGCAGTAGTGTACTACGTTGGTCGTTACGGCGACGTCGTGGCGGACTCGCTGACGTTCCCGGTGAACGGCATCTCGCGTAACAATTTCACCGTGTTCATCAACAACATGAAGTCGAGAACGAACAAGCGCGTCGAGGTGGCCATTTATGGCGAGCCCGGTGCTTACGTCGCTCTGTCGGGCATCGATCGATCGTTCTACACAATGCAGGCGGGTAACGAGTTATCGTACGCAAACGTGATTACGAAGATGGCGCATTTCGATGAGGAGACCAACGGCACGCACTCGCACACTTGGCAGTATCACAACGGCGATCCGGATGAGATTGTGTACTTCCCGTCGTCGACCTTCGGCATCGACGTCAATCGCACGTTCGATTACATCGGCCTAGTCGTCTTCACAGACGCCGTGATACATCGACGGTCCGAACTCTGCAATCGCACACAGGGATACGGCGAGTGTCTAACCGGTCGGTGCTACCGGATGGAGAAAAGATGCGACGGTGTGTTCGACTGCGAGGACGGGACGGACGAGACGCGATGCACTGAACGAAATGCGACCGACATCGCGCAATTCCGCAAGTGGCGTTTCAACCGGATCCAGCGGCACTACGAGAACGTCTGGCTGTGGAAGGACATCAATATCGGCCCGCACGGTCGGCAGATCTTCAACATAGACGTGCCGCGAAGACCGGTCCACTGGATGGTCACTGCGTTCAGTGTGTCGCCCAGCATCGGCTTCGGCATGTTGCCGAGGGCGCTCGATTATACTGCGATTCTACCATTCTATATCAACGTGGAGATGCCGACTCACAGCAAGCAAGGCGAACAGATCGGCATTCGCGTGTCTGTCTTCAACTATATGCGCTACGACATTGAGGCAACAGTGGTGCTGACTGACTCCAAAGACTACAAATTCGTCCACGTCGAGGATAACGGCATCGTGCAATCGTATTCGCCGCGCACCTCCTTCGGCGAACACCAGTTCTTTATTTGGATCCGTTCCCAGGACGTTAGCATCGTTTATTTGCCTATTGTGCCAGTGAAACTCGGCGACATCAAGATCCACATCTACGCGAACACTCTCATCGGCAAAGACTCCGTGACGCGCATTCTGCACGTCGAGTCTGACGGGTTGCCGCAGCACCGGCACGAATCGCTCCTACTGGATCTCAGCACGCGTTCCTACGTGGTCCGGTACTTGCATGTAAACATCACTGAGACGCCGATCATACCGTACGACGAGAATCGTTACTACGTATTCGGATCCAACAAGGCAACTCTCAGCTTAGTTGGCGATGTGGTGGGACCGAACTTCCCGACGATGCCGGTGAACGCGACAAGTCTTATAAACCTGCCGATGGACTGCGCCGAGCAAAACATGTTCAGCTTTGCCGCGAACATGTACAACACTCTGTTTATGCGTCAGATCAATCAGCGTAATCGCACGCAAGAGAGGGAGAGTTTCTACTATATGAACATCGGCTATCAGCGGCAGTTGTCGTTCATGAACCCAGACGGATCCTTCAGCTTCTTCCGTACCGATTGGAACCAGTCGTCGCCGAGCGTTTGGTTGACGGCATTCTGCGCGCGAATTTTCCAAGAAGCCAGCTTCTACGAATGGGAAAACTATCTATACATCGATCCTGAGGTTATCGCACAGGCAGTTTCCTGGATATTGAAACATCAGACGCCGGAAGGCTCATTCTACGAGGTGACCTGGCTGCCGAATCGAAAGATGAACAGCTCGTTGAACTACGAATATGACACGGTCGCCAATCGAAACATTAGTCTCACCGCTCACGTACTCATCACGTTGGCGAGCGTTAAAGATCTCACCGGCGGCCTGGGTTCTGAGGTAGCTCTGAGCGCGGCCAGCGCTATCAAATGGCTGGAAAGAAACATGAGACTACTGGAGGAGCGCGGCAAGCCCTACGAAGTAGCGATAGTGGCGTATGCGCTCTTAGTAGCGAAAGCCTCAACTGCCGAGCAAGCCTTTAGCATTCTGCAGAAACACTTGCAGAAAGAGGGTGAATATTTATACTGGGGTAGAGAAAAGGTGGGGCTACCCCCGGAGAAAATCGAGAATCAGAAGCCTTTCCGGTTACCGCGTTTACCCTACAAGTACGACTCGGAAAACATAGAGGCAACCGCATATGGACTGCTCGTGTACGTCGCCCGGCAGGAAGTTGATACAGTGCCGATAGTGAAGTGGCTAAACGCGCAGAGATTAACGCATGGCGGATGGGCGACCACTCAGGATACCGTTTGGGCGATGACAGCGCTGATGGACCACACCGTGAAAACGAGGATCAGAGACGTCAGTGAGCTCGAAGTCACGATAGAAGCTACCTCTTTGCCGGAACAGAGAAAGAGACTGTTTGTAAACAACAAGAATCTAGCGAAGCTTCAAACTATTGAG ATACCAGAAGCATGGGGAACAGTGAAAGTTCAGGCAAAAGGCGCGGGCTACGCCATTCTGCAGATGCATGTGCAGTATAATGTGGACGTAAAGAAATTCCAAACGCAGCCACCTGTACAAGCTTTCGATCTGTACACCAGAGCGAATTTCCACGGCAGAAATCAGTCTCATATCTCGTATCTTAGTTGTCAAAG ATGGACGAATATCGAAGAATCTTCGCGTTCCGGTATGGCTGTGTTGGATGTAGCCATACCGACCGGCTACATAATTCAGCAGCAAAATCTGGATAAGTACATCTTGTCGAAACAAGTAAGGAATCTCCAGAGAGCGCGTTTCTTGGAGAGAAAAGTGCTCTTCTACTTCGATTATCTCGATAGCGAAGAGACGTGCGTAAACTTCACCGTGGAACGTTGGTATCCAGTCGCGAATATGTCGCGATATCTCCCCATTCGCGTTTACGATTACTATGCGCCAG AACGATTCAACGAATCTATATTTGACGCACTGCCTACGTACACCTTAAATATATGCGAGGTTTGCGGTAGCTCGCAATGTCCCTACTGCCCAATTTACAATGCCGCCACGCTTTTAGCCACGCCGGCAGGTTTCCTGCTTATCGCGTCGCTTGTCGTCACGATAACAAGGTATTTCCGAACGCAACAATTCAACGACGGCTAA